In the genome of Saccharomonospora viridis DSM 43017, one region contains:
- a CDS encoding DUF2267 domain-containing protein: MKYQDLIESVRDRVQLDDSEHARQAVEAVLATLGHCMTPDARTQLAEHLPGLLEPAMEVPGDTEIRDSEALLIEIAYRIDSTPERARYIGEALLETLREMDPDLVDELRGELHTDLLETLEPEGEPPEWAGSVDPSAPVELSDDEVEQALQRLPEWDGDHNAIQRTVVLPRDRHIPLIHGVQTEARKTDNHVRIDQDGDSVTFTLNTASKGVVTESDIDLAERINNVVAEVGSSGKPG, translated from the coding sequence ATGAAATACCAGGACCTCATCGAATCGGTGCGGGACCGCGTACAGCTCGACGACAGCGAGCACGCCCGCCAAGCGGTGGAGGCCGTGCTGGCCACTCTCGGTCATTGCATGACACCGGACGCGCGAACTCAACTGGCCGAACACCTCCCGGGTTTGCTGGAGCCGGCGATGGAGGTGCCGGGGGATACCGAGATCCGTGACAGTGAGGCGTTGTTGATCGAGATCGCTTACCGGATCGACAGCACCCCTGAGCGTGCGCGCTACATCGGAGAGGCACTCCTCGAAACGCTGCGCGAGATGGACCCGGATCTGGTCGACGAGCTGCGCGGTGAGCTGCACACCGACCTGCTGGAGACGCTGGAACCGGAGGGCGAACCGCCCGAATGGGCCGGCAGCGTCGACCCCAGTGCCCCCGTCGAGTTGTCCGACGACGAGGTCGAGCAAGCCTTACAACGGTTGCCGGAGTGGGACGGTGACCACAACGCCATCCAACGCACGGTCGTCCTGCCACGGGACCGCCACATCCCCTTGATCCACGGGGTGCAGACCGAAGCCCGCAAGACCGACAACCACGTGAGGATCGATCAGGACGGCGACAGTGTGACGTTCACCCTGAACACAGCGAGCAAAGGGGTCGTGACCGAATCCGACATCGACCTGGCCGAACGTATCAACAACGTGGTCGCCGAAGTAGGCTCCAGCGGTAAACCCGGCTGA
- the fdh gene encoding formate dehydrogenase: MGLGKWLRSWPVYRQLTGDDPLGRGAAAESTFSAELTPKTATADRVVNSVCPYCAVGCAQKVYVKDERVVQIEGDPGSPISRGRLCPKGSASKQLVTGPQREERVLYRAPYATEWQELDLDTAMDMVADRVLDARNKGWQETDEHGRRLRRTMGIASLGGATLDNEENYLIKKLFTALGAVQIENQARIUHSATVPGLGASFGRGGATDYQQDLINSDCIVIMGSNMAEAHPVGFQWVMEAKARGAAVIHIDPRFTRTSALSDMYVPIRAGSDIAFLGGVINYILSNELDFREYVTAYTNASFLLKEEYQDTEDLDGLFSGYDPETASYSSASWQYESVRTEDLEDTSAKAKQQTTAYQYGSGGPKVEGGARRLAADPTLQHPRCVYQTLKRHFARYTPEMVEKTCGVPAEQFLKVCKAWTSNSGRERTAALVYSVGWTQHSVGAQFIRAGSIIQLLLGNIGRPGGGVIALRGHASIQGSTDIPTLFNLLPGYLPMPDAESHPNLRAYVDSVAGDLQKGYWRNADSYMVSLLKEYWGDAATPDNDFCFDYLPRINGDHGTYRSVMDMIDGKVFGYFLLGQNPAVGSAHGRLQRLGMANLDWLVVRDLAMIESATFWKDSPEVETGEIDPTRCRTEVFFFPAASHVEKSGTFTQTQRMLQWRDKAVEPRGDQRSELWFFYHLGRLLKEKLADSTDERDRPLLDLAWDYEMEGDEPSAEDVLRHINGYDLNTGRVVNGYTDLKPDGSTSCGCWIYSGVFADGVNQAARRLSRLDQQQYELEWGWTWPMNRRVLYNRASADPQGRPWSERKALVWWDAERGEWTGYDEPDFEKHKPPDYRPPDGAVGPEALRGDDPFIMQADGKGWLFAPNGLQDGPLPTHYEPHESPVRNLLYGQQGNPTRQVYGRLDNPSNPAPPESHSEVFPFVFTAARLTEHHTAGGMSRQLPYLSELQPELFVEVSPELAAERRLQHMGWAHVITSRTAIEARVVVTDRMVPLRIHDRVIHQVWMPYHWGHLGLVKGDMVNDLIGVVLDPNVFIQESKVTTCDIRPGRRPRGRRLLEYVADYRRRAGITIETGTRLATNIDVAHTEPRGDVSGTSEGR; the protein is encoded by the coding sequence ATGGGCCTAGGGAAGTGGCTCCGCTCGTGGCCGGTGTACCGGCAACTGACCGGAGACGACCCCTTGGGAAGGGGCGCCGCGGCAGAATCCACGTTCTCGGCGGAGTTGACCCCAAAAACCGCGACCGCCGACCGAGTGGTCAACTCCGTCTGCCCGTACTGCGCCGTCGGTTGCGCACAGAAGGTCTACGTCAAAGACGAACGCGTCGTCCAAATCGAAGGCGACCCCGGTAGCCCCATCTCCCGAGGCCGACTGTGTCCCAAGGGTTCGGCCAGCAAACAGCTGGTGACAGGACCACAACGGGAGGAACGGGTCCTCTACCGCGCGCCCTACGCCACCGAATGGCAGGAACTCGACCTCGACACGGCCATGGACATGGTGGCCGACAGGGTGCTCGACGCCCGGAACAAGGGCTGGCAGGAGACCGACGAACACGGCCGCCGACTACGCCGCACCATGGGGATCGCGAGTCTGGGTGGTGCGACCCTGGACAACGAGGAGAACTACCTCATCAAGAAGTTGTTCACCGCCCTGGGGGCCGTGCAGATCGAGAACCAAGCCCGGATTTGACACTCCGCCACGGTTCCCGGTCTGGGAGCCTCCTTCGGTCGCGGCGGCGCGACGGACTACCAGCAAGACCTGATCAACTCAGACTGCATCGTCATCATGGGCTCCAACATGGCGGAAGCCCACCCCGTCGGCTTCCAATGGGTCATGGAAGCCAAGGCCCGAGGCGCCGCCGTGATCCACATCGACCCCCGGTTCACACGGACCAGCGCCTTGTCCGACATGTACGTCCCCATCCGCGCCGGATCGGACATCGCCTTCCTCGGCGGCGTGATCAACTACATCCTGTCCAACGAACTGGACTTCCGGGAGTACGTCACCGCGTACACCAACGCCTCCTTCCTCCTCAAGGAGGAGTATCAGGACACAGAAGACCTCGACGGACTGTTCAGCGGATACGACCCGGAGACCGCCTCGTACAGCTCCGCCAGCTGGCAGTACGAAAGCGTCCGCACCGAGGACCTCGAGGACACGAGCGCGAAGGCCAAACAACAGACCACCGCGTATCAATACGGTTCCGGCGGCCCGAAGGTCGAAGGGGGAGCACGGCGACTGGCGGCCGATCCGACCCTGCAACACCCGCGGTGCGTGTATCAGACCCTCAAACGCCATTTCGCGCGCTACACCCCCGAGATGGTCGAGAAGACCTGCGGTGTCCCCGCCGAGCAGTTCCTGAAGGTCTGCAAGGCGTGGACGTCGAACTCCGGCCGGGAACGCACCGCGGCCCTGGTCTACAGCGTGGGCTGGACCCAACACAGCGTCGGCGCGCAGTTCATCCGAGCAGGGTCGATCATCCAATTGCTGCTCGGCAACATCGGCAGGCCCGGCGGTGGGGTCATCGCGTTGCGCGGACACGCGAGCATCCAGGGGTCGACCGACATCCCCACCCTGTTCAACCTGCTGCCCGGCTACCTGCCGATGCCGGACGCCGAAAGCCACCCGAACCTGAGAGCGTACGTGGACAGCGTGGCCGGCGACCTGCAGAAGGGCTATTGGCGCAACGCCGACAGCTACATGGTCTCGTTGCTGAAGGAGTACTGGGGCGACGCGGCGACCCCCGACAACGACTTCTGCTTCGACTACCTGCCCCGGATCAACGGCGACCACGGCACCTACCGCTCGGTCATGGACATGATCGACGGCAAGGTCTTCGGGTACTTCCTGCTCGGACAGAACCCTGCCGTCGGCTCGGCACACGGCCGACTCCAACGCCTCGGCATGGCCAACCTGGACTGGCTGGTCGTCCGGGACCTGGCCATGATCGAAAGTGCGACGTTCTGGAAGGACTCCCCGGAGGTCGAGACCGGGGAGATCGATCCGACCCGGTGCCGCACGGAGGTGTTCTTCTTCCCCGCCGCCTCCCACGTCGAGAAATCGGGCACCTTCACCCAGACCCAGCGCATGCTGCAGTGGCGTGACAAAGCCGTCGAACCACGCGGCGACCAACGGTCCGAACTGTGGTTCTTCTACCACCTCGGACGGCTGCTCAAGGAGAAACTCGCCGACTCCACCGACGAACGGGATCGCCCCCTGCTGGATCTGGCATGGGACTACGAGATGGAGGGGGACGAACCGTCCGCCGAGGACGTGCTGCGACACATCAACGGCTACGACCTGAACACGGGGCGGGTCGTCAACGGCTACACCGACCTCAAACCGGACGGCAGCACCTCGTGCGGCTGTTGGATCTACAGCGGGGTGTTCGCCGACGGGGTCAACCAGGCGGCACGTCGGCTGTCCCGGCTGGACCAGCAGCAGTACGAGCTCGAATGGGGTTGGACCTGGCCGATGAACCGGCGGGTCCTGTACAACCGCGCGTCGGCCGACCCCCAAGGCCGACCGTGGAGCGAACGCAAGGCACTGGTGTGGTGGGACGCCGAACGCGGGGAATGGACCGGCTACGACGAGCCGGACTTCGAAAAGCACAAACCGCCGGACTATCGCCCACCCGACGGCGCGGTCGGACCCGAGGCACTACGGGGCGACGACCCGTTCATCATGCAGGCGGACGGCAAGGGCTGGCTGTTCGCGCCGAACGGATTGCAGGACGGTCCCCTGCCCACGCACTACGAGCCACACGAATCCCCCGTACGCAACCTGCTGTACGGGCAGCAGGGCAACCCGACCCGCCAGGTCTACGGCCGCTTGGACAACCCGTCCAACCCGGCTCCCCCGGAGTCGCATTCGGAGGTGTTCCCGTTCGTCTTCACCGCGGCGCGGTTGACCGAACACCACACCGCAGGCGGGATGAGTCGCCAGTTGCCGTACCTGTCGGAACTCCAACCGGAGCTGTTCGTGGAGGTCTCCCCCGAGTTAGCGGCCGAACGGCGACTCCAACACATGGGCTGGGCACACGTGATCACCAGTCGAACGGCGATCGAGGCGCGCGTGGTCGTCACCGACCGCATGGTCCCCCTGCGCATCCACGACCGGGTGATCCACCAGGTGTGGATGCCTTATCACTGGGGGCACCTCGGCCTGGTGAAAGGCGACATGGTGAACGACCTGATCGGCGTCGTACTCGATCCCAACGTGTTCATCCAGGAGAGCAAGGTCACCACGTGCGACATCCGGCCCGGCCGCCGCCCACGAGGACGACGGTTGCTGGAGTACGTGGCCGACTATCGTCGCCGCGCCGGGATCACCATCGAGACAGGCACCAGGCTCGCCACCAACATCGACGTGGCCCACACCGAACCGCGCGGCGACGTGTCCGGAACCTCGGAGGGACGATGA
- the catA gene encoding catechol 1,2-dioxygenase, with protein MTTTPHAPAPPAAESGANATQRFKTDKSTHPVNTPKERVDLLAREVLDAVHNTIRKHKVTYDEYNALKAWLISVGETGEWPLFLDVWVEHVVEEVATEHRQGNKGSIEGPYYVPGAPHRGSHGAVPMRQNEAGTPLRWRGRVTSTDGHALEHATVELWQADADGLYSQFAPGIPDWNLRGTFSVDSEGRFEIRTIRPAPYQIPTDGACGKLIAAAGWHAWRPAHLHVKVSAPGHELLTAQLYFPGDEHNDDDIASAVKPELMLNPRPAPDGDGDIVHYDFVLDPVRD; from the coding sequence ATGACCACCACACCCCACGCCCCCGCACCTCCCGCCGCCGAATCCGGCGCCAACGCGACCCAACGATTCAAGACCGACAAATCGACACACCCGGTCAACACCCCCAAGGAACGCGTCGACCTCCTCGCCCGCGAAGTCCTCGACGCCGTCCACAACACCATCCGCAAACACAAAGTCACCTACGACGAATACAACGCCCTCAAGGCATGGCTGATCAGCGTCGGCGAAACCGGCGAATGGCCCCTCTTCCTCGACGTCTGGGTCGAACACGTCGTGGAAGAGGTCGCCACCGAACACCGACAGGGCAACAAAGGCTCCATCGAAGGCCCCTACTACGTCCCCGGGGCACCACACCGCGGCTCCCACGGCGCCGTACCCATGCGCCAGAACGAAGCCGGAACGCCACTCCGGTGGCGAGGACGCGTCACCTCCACCGACGGCCACGCCCTGGAACACGCCACGGTCGAACTGTGGCAAGCCGACGCCGACGGCCTCTACTCCCAGTTCGCACCCGGCATCCCCGACTGGAACCTGCGCGGCACCTTCTCCGTCGACAGCGAGGGCCGATTCGAAATCCGCACCATCCGGCCCGCCCCCTACCAAATCCCCACCGACGGAGCCTGCGGCAAACTCATCGCTGCCGCCGGATGGCACGCCTGGCGGCCGGCACACCTCCACGTCAAAGTGTCCGCCCCCGGACACGAACTGTTGACCGCCCAGCTGTACTTCCCCGGCGACGAACACAACGACGACGACATCGCCTCAGCGGTGAAACCGGAGTTGATGCTCAACCCCCGCCCCGCCCCCGACGGGGACGGCGACATCGTCCACTACGACTTCGTCCTCGACCCCGTACGGGACTGA
- the nrfD gene encoding NrfD/PsrC family molybdoenzyme membrane anchor subunit, translating to MTDRERLLREPRSDVEADDIHAQMFRGGRQRRDDDGGREPTSVPRAEFRSYYGRPVIKPPVWDQKIPAYFFTGGLAAGSAALAAGADLTARPVLRRVGRLSALANLGLSTYLLIVDLGRPERFHHMLRVAKPTSPMSMGTWVLVGFGPGAGLAAVAELLPKRFRGTFLGRLLRLTARPAGLSAALLAPALASYTAVLVSQTAVPAWHGAQRHLPFVFTGSAAASAGGLAQLLTPVDEAGPARTFAVTGAAFELLASKLMDRHLGFVGRAYTRGRPGRLRSWSHRLTVAGAAGTLFAGGRNRIAAALSGLALLGGSLLQRLAVFEAGVASTVDPEYVVVPQRQRLEERDTAKIDQPGR from the coding sequence ATGACCGATCGGGAACGACTGTTGCGCGAGCCGCGTAGCGATGTGGAAGCCGATGACATCCATGCCCAGATGTTCCGGGGCGGCCGTCAACGGCGGGACGACGACGGCGGTCGTGAACCGACGTCCGTGCCGCGTGCCGAGTTCCGGTCCTACTACGGCCGTCCGGTCATCAAACCACCGGTGTGGGATCAGAAGATCCCGGCTTACTTCTTCACCGGTGGACTGGCCGCCGGGTCGGCAGCCCTGGCGGCGGGAGCGGATCTCACCGCACGTCCGGTGCTTCGTCGGGTCGGTCGGCTGAGCGCACTCGCCAACCTGGGGTTGAGCACGTATCTGCTCATCGTCGACCTCGGCCGTCCGGAACGGTTCCATCACATGCTCCGGGTGGCCAAGCCCACCTCCCCGATGAGCATGGGGACCTGGGTGCTCGTCGGGTTCGGACCGGGCGCGGGGCTCGCCGCGGTGGCCGAACTGCTCCCGAAGCGGTTCCGCGGCACGTTCCTGGGCCGCCTTCTGCGGCTCACGGCCCGCCCCGCGGGCTTGTCCGCGGCGCTGCTGGCCCCCGCCCTGGCGTCCTACACCGCCGTGTTGGTGTCCCAAACGGCCGTGCCCGCGTGGCACGGCGCCCAGCGCCATCTTCCCTTCGTGTTCACCGGGTCGGCCGCGGCCAGCGCCGGAGGTCTCGCGCAGCTTCTCACCCCGGTCGACGAGGCCGGGCCCGCGCGCACGTTCGCCGTCACGGGAGCGGCGTTCGAACTGCTCGCCTCGAAACTCATGGACCGCCACCTCGGTTTCGTCGGCCGCGCGTACACCCGTGGCCGTCCCGGCAGGCTCCGGTCCTGGTCGCATCGTCTCACCGTCGCGGGGGCGGCCGGAACCCTGTTCGCGGGCGGCCGAAACCGCATCGCCGCCGCACTGTCCGGATTGGCGCTGCTCGGTGGCAGTCTCCTCCAACGGCTCGCCGTGTTCGAGGCCGGTGTGGCGAGCACGGTCGACCCGGAGTACGTCGTGGTGCCGCAACGCCAACGCCTCGAGGAGCGGGACACGGCGAAGATCGACCAGCCCGGACGGTGA
- a CDS encoding GNAT family N-acetyltransferase, with translation MNVLFPPWPKTPPSYGGLILREFRVDDVPLAMELGEDPYVPLIGSLPARPTPCQAWEWVERQRRRYDEGVGFSFVVVERATDTAVGTIGLWLRELSYGRASVGYSVAPRHRGRGIAGGALGAVTAFAWTIPGLHRIQAYIEPWNHASRRAAENAGYRREGLLRGHQRIGGTYRDMLLYATVRSR, from the coding sequence GTGAACGTCTTGTTCCCTCCGTGGCCGAAAACCCCGCCCTCGTATGGGGGCCTGATATTACGCGAATTCCGGGTGGACGACGTTCCGCTGGCGATGGAGCTCGGTGAGGACCCGTACGTTCCGTTGATCGGTTCCTTGCCCGCCCGTCCGACTCCGTGTCAGGCGTGGGAGTGGGTGGAACGACAACGGCGCCGCTATGACGAGGGGGTGGGGTTCTCCTTCGTGGTGGTCGAGCGGGCCACGGACACGGCGGTCGGCACGATCGGTCTGTGGTTACGGGAGTTGTCCTATGGTCGTGCTTCGGTCGGCTATTCGGTGGCGCCCCGTCACCGGGGTCGCGGTATCGCCGGCGGGGCGCTTGGGGCGGTGACCGCGTTCGCGTGGACCATTCCGGGGCTGCATCGCATACAGGCCTACATCGAGCCGTGGAACCACGCCTCCCGCCGGGCGGCGGAGAACGCCGGTTACCGGCGGGAGGGCTTGTTACGTGGTCATCAGCGGATCGGTGGCACGTACCGGGACATGCTGCTGTATGCGACGGTGCGTTCGCGGTGA
- a CDS encoding tyrosine-type recombinase/integrase has protein sequence MTTTASGPGVDPQGYAALEPVRPAPPARPLSAHAVDEAIRHQLIADIGVERLEALSRVLDRTTFGVVLHWLSSYQRRSLDTKRGYADDILRIAEWLASSTGRSPVALLTDLTFDTVTAWSLYAKSRGWSARTQRRYLSALSSLFEHARRVHRLDVDNPVHLATHAPPLGTSTNGRPPGATRVLELSEVAALAKACSSAEDHLVFELLFVQGLRESEVVSLDIENLDRSQVPPVLSVERKGGRWVRRRLSDAAVRHLDAYLGDRDRGPVLVHPRTGQRRDRHQLISITRRLARHARLPQPQKVTPHVLRATAITNLLDKAKPLQEVQEWAGHAHASTTRGYWERRNSVQRDAALSFSLVADLAEAAAELD, from the coding sequence ATGACCACGACGGCCTCCGGTCCTGGGGTCGACCCGCAAGGGTATGCGGCGTTGGAACCCGTTCGGCCCGCCCCGCCGGCACGGCCCCTGTCCGCCCACGCCGTGGACGAGGCCATCCGGCACCAATTGATCGCCGACATCGGTGTGGAACGACTGGAGGCGTTGTCCCGGGTTCTGGACCGCACGACTTTCGGTGTGGTGTTGCACTGGTTGTCCAGTTATCAGCGACGTTCCCTGGACACCAAACGCGGCTACGCCGACGACATCCTGCGGATCGCCGAATGGCTCGCCTCCAGCACCGGCCGGTCCCCGGTCGCCTTGCTGACCGATCTGACGTTCGACACGGTGACCGCCTGGTCGTTGTACGCCAAGAGCAGAGGATGGTCGGCGCGGACCCAACGCCGCTACCTGTCCGCGTTGTCGTCACTGTTCGAACACGCCCGCCGAGTGCACCGGCTCGACGTGGACAACCCGGTGCATCTGGCCACGCACGCCCCGCCGCTGGGAACGTCGACCAACGGCCGTCCGCCCGGTGCGACACGGGTGCTCGAATTGTCCGAGGTCGCCGCCTTGGCGAAGGCGTGCAGCAGCGCCGAGGATCACCTGGTGTTCGAGCTGCTGTTCGTACAGGGTCTCCGGGAGTCCGAAGTGGTCTCGCTCGACATCGAGAACCTCGACCGCTCCCAGGTGCCTCCCGTGTTGTCGGTGGAGCGCAAAGGTGGACGGTGGGTGCGCCGCAGACTCAGCGACGCCGCCGTCCGGCACCTCGACGCCTATCTCGGCGACCGTGACCGCGGACCGGTGTTGGTCCACCCGCGCACGGGGCAGCGCCGCGACCGGCACCAGCTCATCAGCATCACGCGCCGGCTCGCCCGCCACGCCCGACTGCCGCAACCGCAGAAGGTCACCCCACACGTGCTGCGCGCCACAGCCATCACCAACCTGCTGGACAAAGCCAAGCCATTGCAGGAGGTGCAGGAGTGGGCCGGACACGCGCACGCCTCCACCACGCGGGGCTACTGGGAACGCCGCAACAGCGTGCAGCGGGATGCCGCCCTGTCGTTCTCGCTGGTCGCCGACCTCGCCGAAGCCGCGGCGGAACTGGACTGA
- a CDS encoding 4Fe-4S dicluster domain-containing protein, with translation MISDNSLYGPLDDPAADAGYREHPPRVGFFTDTSICIGCKACEVACKEWNLVPDDGFDLLGMSFDNTGMLGANSWRHVAFIEQERPLGGQDTGLLGLPTGPSGSQASADAAESALLQDEQRGGRLGTRPVNLGMPSFELPGANTGTEGRTEFRWLMSSDVCKHCTHAGCLDVCPTGALFRTEFGTVVVQQDICNGCGYCVSACPYGVIDRREGDGRAWKCTLCYDRLRDGLEPACAKACPTDSIQFGPLDELRERAARRVDQLHDLGVTEARLYGHDPEDGVGGDGAFFLLLDEPEVYGLPPDPVVPTRDLPNMWRYAGLAASAFLAAAVSAFARRG, from the coding sequence ATGATCTCCGACAACAGCCTGTACGGACCGCTCGACGATCCCGCCGCCGACGCGGGGTACCGGGAACACCCACCGCGGGTCGGTTTCTTCACCGACACGTCCATCTGCATCGGCTGCAAGGCGTGCGAGGTGGCGTGCAAGGAATGGAACCTGGTGCCGGACGACGGGTTCGACCTGTTGGGCATGTCGTTCGACAACACCGGCATGCTGGGAGCCAACTCCTGGCGACACGTCGCGTTCATCGAGCAGGAGCGCCCACTCGGCGGGCAGGACACCGGCCTGCTCGGCCTCCCCACCGGGCCGTCGGGCAGTCAGGCATCCGCCGACGCCGCCGAATCCGCCCTGCTGCAGGACGAACAGCGCGGTGGCCGGCTGGGGACCAGACCCGTGAATCTGGGCATGCCGTCCTTCGAACTCCCCGGCGCGAACACGGGGACCGAGGGTCGCACCGAATTCCGGTGGTTGATGAGTTCGGACGTGTGCAAACACTGCACTCACGCGGGCTGCCTCGACGTGTGTCCCACGGGGGCGTTGTTCCGCACCGAGTTCGGCACGGTCGTGGTCCAACAGGACATCTGCAACGGCTGCGGCTACTGCGTGTCCGCCTGTCCCTACGGCGTCATCGACAGACGTGAGGGCGATGGCCGCGCCTGGAAGTGCACACTGTGCTACGACAGGTTGCGGGACGGCCTCGAACCCGCGTGCGCCAAGGCGTGCCCGACCGACTCGATCCAGTTCGGACCGTTGGACGAGTTGCGGGAACGCGCCGCACGACGGGTGGACCAACTACACGACCTCGGTGTCACCGAAGCGCGGCTGTACGGGCACGACCCGGAGGACGGCGTGGGCGGGGACGGCGCGTTCTTCCTCCTGCTCGACGAACCGGAGGTGTACGGGCTGCCACCGGACCCCGTGGTCCCGACGCGGGACCTGCCGAACATGTGGAGGTACGCGGGATTGGCGGCCTCGGCGTTCCTCGCCGCGGCCGTGTCGGCGTTCGCAAGGCGGGGATGA
- a CDS encoding FAD-dependent monooxygenase: MEARVIGGGIGGLAAAVGLTRTGWQVTVDERATALSDDGTGLGMWPQAVAALGQLGLADELRRRGAPQEPGSILRPDGRRLVTVDTERLRRRTGETVYVVPRPQLLTLLFEALPEGTVRFGRPGPDPLECDADVVVGADGAHSAVRTRLFGPTYALRPTGYTVWRGVAATGVEQAGEVWGPAAKFGYSPLRNGRTNFYAVLPTPTERRSPDVEWELLWHRFGRWAEPVPSVLRSADPARALRHSLTHLAPALPRYVTGRTALLGDAAHTMTPDLGQGACQALLDGLVLARCLANVSSRAEVPAALADYDRLRRRPTQRIAAASRWLGRLSVLRHGTGVRDAVVTAAGKLVE, encoded by the coding sequence ATGGAGGCACGGGTCATCGGTGGGGGAATCGGGGGACTGGCCGCCGCGGTCGGACTGACGCGGACGGGCTGGCAGGTGACGGTCGACGAGCGGGCGACCGCGCTGTCGGACGACGGCACGGGACTGGGCATGTGGCCGCAGGCGGTGGCCGCGCTCGGTCAGCTCGGGCTGGCCGACGAACTCCGACGCCGGGGCGCCCCACAGGAACCGGGATCGATCCTGCGTCCCGACGGACGTCGCCTCGTCACCGTCGACACCGAACGTCTCCGGCGCCGCACCGGGGAGACGGTGTACGTCGTGCCGCGACCGCAGTTGCTCACGCTGTTGTTCGAGGCGCTGCCCGAGGGCACGGTGCGTTTCGGTCGGCCGGGCCCCGATCCGCTCGAATGCGACGCCGACGTGGTGGTCGGCGCGGACGGTGCCCACAGCGCGGTGCGGACTCGGCTGTTCGGCCCGACCTACGCCCTGCGTCCCACGGGATACACGGTGTGGCGCGGAGTGGCGGCGACCGGGGTGGAGCAGGCCGGGGAAGTATGGGGGCCCGCCGCCAAATTCGGATACTCGCCGCTACGGAACGGACGCACCAACTTCTACGCCGTCCTGCCGACCCCGACGGAACGACGGAGTCCGGACGTGGAGTGGGAATTGCTGTGGCACCGGTTCGGGCGGTGGGCCGAACCGGTGCCGAGTGTGCTGCGCAGCGCCGATCCGGCGCGGGCGCTGCGGCACTCGCTGACCCACCTCGCCCCGGCGTTGCCCCGCTACGTCACCGGGCGCACGGCGCTGCTCGGCGACGCCGCCCACACCATGACCCCCGACCTCGGCCAGGGCGCGTGTCAGGCGTTGCTCGACGGACTGGTCCTGGCTCGATGCCTGGCGAACGTGTCATCCCGCGCCGAGGTCCCCGCCGCCTTGGCCGACTACGACCGGCTGCGGCGGAGACCGACCCAACGCATCGCGGCGGCCTCCCGTTGGCTGGGGCGGCTCAGCGTCCTCCGGCACGGCACCGGGGTCCGCGACGCCGTGGTGACAGCGGCGGGGAAGCTGGTCGAATAG
- the catC gene encoding muconolactone Delta-isomerase, whose amino-acid sequence MLFHVRMDVHLPHDLDPHIRADIVAREKEYSQRLQREGKWPHLWRIVGEYSNISIFDVDSTDELHALLSGLPLFPYMTIKVTPLATHPSKIAGVG is encoded by the coding sequence ATGTTGTTCCACGTTCGCATGGACGTGCACCTTCCCCACGACCTCGACCCCCACATCCGCGCCGACATCGTGGCGCGCGAGAAGGAATACAGCCAACGGCTGCAGCGTGAGGGAAAGTGGCCACACCTGTGGCGCATCGTGGGTGAGTACTCCAACATCTCCATCTTCGACGTCGACTCCACCGACGAACTGCACGCCCTGCTGTCCGGACTCCCCCTGTTTCCGTACATGACCATCAAGGTCACCCCACTGGCCACACACCCGTCCAAAATCGCCGGTGTCGGCTGA
- a CDS encoding TetR/AcrR family transcriptional regulator — translation MTTRRDQVLDAAIRVLGTRGMRQLTHRAVDAEARLPEGSTSNYFRNREALVAGVLDRLVAQDEQAWGLFSADLSNITLTPDAFIDAVTQFVVELAAAARISTLARHSIFLEAAHHEHLRRQVESRRDTLLTWGASWLEQLGSPHPERDFATLRALLDGLLFYQCTLPDPEFDPTLAIRALFDGLRKHW, via the coding sequence GTGACCACGCGCAGGGACCAGGTACTCGACGCCGCCATCCGCGTCCTCGGCACCCGCGGAATGCGGCAACTCACCCACCGGGCCGTCGACGCCGAGGCACGCCTGCCCGAGGGTTCCACCTCCAACTACTTCCGCAACCGCGAAGCGCTCGTGGCGGGCGTGCTCGACCGCCTCGTCGCCCAGGACGAACAGGCGTGGGGTTTGTTCTCCGCGGACCTGAGCAACATCACCTTGACCCCGGACGCGTTCATCGACGCCGTGACCCAGTTCGTGGTGGAATTGGCCGCCGCCGCGCGGATCTCCACACTCGCCCGGCACTCGATCTTCCTGGAGGCCGCGCACCACGAACACCTGCGTCGCCAGGTGGAGTCCCGCAGGGACACGCTGCTGACCTGGGGCGCGTCCTGGCTCGAACAGTTGGGTTCGCCGCACCCGGAACGTGATTTCGCGACCCTGCGCGCCCTGCTGGACGGTCTGTTGTTCTACCAATGCACGCTGCCCGATCCCGAGTTCGATCCGACGCTCGCCATCCGCGCCCTGTTCGACGGGCTACGTAAGCACTGGTGA